The window GTGGGATGAACTGAACGCACTGTTCAACTCCACGGACAAGCCCGTCCTGTCCATCCGAGACAAGCACTGGAATTCATGGGAAAAGAATGGTCGTCCTGACGACGTGCGCATCATCGATCGCCAGACCATCGCAGGCATGGTCTATTATCTTGTGGTCAGGAAATAACACCCACCAGCAGAACTGATTATTTACGGTTAGACAAAGTCTAGACCTTACTTTATACTGCGGAGTACTTATGTGTGAAAAACTCCGCCATACCATCGTGTCCTGTGCACTGTTGCTGATCGCGGCAATGTCCGTGACAGGTTGCGCCGTGTATCCCGCGGTACAGGTCGCCGGTGGAGCCATGACCGGTTACGACGCCGTGCAGTTGGCGGATGAGTATCTGCCCCGCAATTCTGTTAACGGTGGGTCTCTCTGCGCCAACATGGACAAGGCACTCCAACGTCGGTTGCGAGAACGCCTGCACATGAACGGCATCAAAATGGTCTCAGCCCATGTCGTTGCCCGCACCGCCTATCTCATTGGTCAGTTCCCGACCCGCAAGGATGCCGACAAGTCCATCGAGGTGGCCCAGACCATTAACGGCCTCAAGTCCATTCACTGCAAGTTTTTCCCGCTCGGCACGCCCCGTGAGAATCGCGATGACACCCAGCTTCTCGCCAAGCTCACCAAGCAACTGGGCAGTTCCACTCGTTTGACCAACGCCGACCTGCGCGTCGAGGTCATTCGCGGCAATGCGATTCTCATTGGTTCCGCAGCAGATTGGGAACAGAAGACCGCAGCCGTGGCCATCGCCCACGAAGTAGGCGGTATCAAGGGCGTAGTGGATTACATCTACGTGCCCCAAAAGCCCGAGACCGACACGCCTGAGGGCGAAAAAGTCGCTTCCAAGTAAAATCAGATTTTGAGGTCGGCCTTCGGCCTCTATTTTTCAGGTGATTTCGCCTCCGGCGGCCAAAGGGCTGTACCCTTTGGAATCCCTTTCTGCACCTTATGGCGCATCTTTATATAGGAAAATTCCCCAGAGCATACATGCTTCGGGGAATTTACATACCTAACTTTGCGACGAAGTCGCAGATGGGATTCCAAAGGCCCTCGGCCTTTGGCGGGTGCAGGGCAGTGCCCTGCTAGTTTATTCTTAATCGCGTCGAAGACGCATCCTAAACTGCTTTCAAATCATCCAGAATAATCTTGGCAGCCCTGTCTGCTGCGCCGGGCTCGCCGACCATGTTTCGCAGCGCGACCAGATCCTTTTTGGCGGCTTCGTAATCAGAGTCATTGTCGAGCCACTTACGGGCGGCTGCGGCCAACGTGTCGGGGTTGGCGTCCTCTTGGATATGCTCGGGATACACCTCGCGACCCATGATCAGATTGGGCAGGGAGATGAAATCGACGTTGACCAGCAACTTGGCGACAATCATGGAAATGAAGGAGACCTTATAGGCCACCAATACGGGCGTGCCGATGAGCGCGGTTTCGAGAGCAACGGTGCCGGAAGCAGCCATGATCATGCGACAGGACTTGAACATCTCGTAACGATTGTCGGGCTCGACACACTCGACCGGGATGTCTTCAGGCCAGAGGTCCATGAGATCCCCCTTGTCGCGACCGGGCGCGCAGACC of the Pseudodesulfovibrio sp. zrk46 genome contains:
- a CDS encoding BON domain-containing protein; translation: MCEKLRHTIVSCALLLIAAMSVTGCAVYPAVQVAGGAMTGYDAVQLADEYLPRNSVNGGSLCANMDKALQRRLRERLHMNGIKMVSAHVVARTAYLIGQFPTRKDADKSIEVAQTINGLKSIHCKFFPLGTPRENRDDTQLLAKLTKQLGSSTRLTNADLRVEVIRGNAILIGSAADWEQKTAAVAIAHEVGGIKGVVDYIYVPQKPETDTPEGEKVASK